The sequence below is a genomic window from Desulfovibrio sp. JC022.
CTTCCATGCGGCAGGACCTCGACCCTTTAAAGAGGACTACCGCATCGCTGAGACCCAGTTCATTAATTCCATTCAAAAATTCAGCAGGTTTGTTCACCGGAACCAAGGTAGATCCGTTGGTATTGGAGGCTACTTCGGCGTAGTGTATGCCATGGTAAAAAGTTGCGTCCGGCTTTGTTGCGGCGATCTTGGTGCCAAGGTCGCAATGTGCGCATCCGGCTTCTTCGCCCAGTTCCAGCATATCGCCCAGTACCAATACCAGCGGCCTTTCTCCGGCAATGCGTTTGGCAGTGTCGATGGCCCGGTTCATGGATAATGGATTGGCGTTGTAGGAGTCGTCGATAAGTGTCCATTTGCCGTGGGTGTGGCAGTGGAATCTTTGTTTGGGCAGTTCTACTGTTGCCAGTCTTTCGGCAATTTCAGTCAGTTCCATGCCAAGCTGGTGAGCGGCGCAGGTTACGGCGGCTGCGTTTTCCGCAAAGTGGGAACCGCAGGTGGGCAGGACAACTTCAGCTGTTTCTTCCCCGGCCTTGATTAGAAATCTTCCGGAACCGTCAGGCAGGGTGTGTAGCAGGGTGCTGTAATATTCTGCATTTTCATCCTGAGAGGAAAAAGCAACGGGCGTGGTGATTTCATTTGCTGCCTTCCAGAGCAGCTCATGATCCTTGCAGCACAGGGCTTTGCCTTCGGGACGGATGTATTTGAAAAGTGATGATTTCTGAACAGCCACATTTTCCAGTGAACCCAGTCCTTCAAGATGTGCGGGACCGATGTTGTGGACAATTGCCATGTCCGGCTGGGCAATAGGGCCAAGTTCACCCATATCGTGAGGCAGGCTGATGCCAAGCTCCATAACCCAGTAAGTCTCCTCTCCGGTTGCTTCAAGCATGGAAAGGGGCAGGCCTAGCTGGTTGTTCAGGTTCATGAAATTTTTATGTACGGACCCAGTTCCAGATCCATCGCCGGAAAGTACGTGGGCCAGCATTTCTTTTACGGTTGTTTTGCCTGCCGAACCAGTAACGGCGATCATGCGGGCCTTTGATTTCATACGCCAGTATGTGGCAACCCGTCCGAGGGCCTGAACAGTATCGCGAACCATGATGATCGGCTTCTCTGCGAGTTCGGGCATGAATTGGGAAACAACAACCGCAACCGCCCCGGCTTCAAGAGCCGCTTCGGCAAAGTTGTGGCCGTCGAAATTTTCCCCTTCAATGCAGAAGAAGACATCGCCTTTACCTACCAGCCTGCTGTCAATGCGCACGGCTGCTATATCGATGTCTGCCGCAGAGGGTAGATCACTGCTCCCCATGAGCTGTTCTTCGAGTTCAGACAAAGTCAGCTTCACCCGTAAATCTCCTTGATCGCCTTTGAAACTTCTTCGCTGTCGCTGAAGTTCCGTTTTTCCGTTCCGATAATCTGATATGTTTCATGGCCCTTGCCAGCGATGAGCAGCACGTCGTCCTTGGTCATTTCCACAACCGCTTTTCTGATGGCCTCGGCGCGGTCAACTTCTTCAATGATGTGATCGCACCCTTTGAGGCCGGGGCGTACATCTTCAATAATCTGCATGGGATCTTCGGTGCGCGGGTTGTCCGAGGTCAGCACTGCCACATCGGAATAACGGCAGGCTGCTTCAGCCATGAGCGGACGTTTGGCCCGATCGCGGTCTCCACCGCAGCCGAACACACTGATGACCCTGCTGAAATCAAGATCCTTGAGGGTACGCAGAACGTTGTCCAGTGCATCCGGGGTGTGGGCGTAATCCACGAAAATATTGAGTCCCTGATCGTTACGGACCCGCTCAAGCCTGCCGGGAACACCGTCAAACTCTTTAAACACGTCCATCTGTTCCGGGCTGAGCCCCATATGCAGACCGATGGCCTGTGCTGCCAGCAGGTTGGAACCGTTGAACTTACCGATAAGGTCGGTTTCGATTTCCCACTGCTCACCGTCACAGGTCATTTTGAGACGCATGCCTTCTCCGGAGCAGGAGACCATTTCCCCGCACAGGGATTTGCAGCCGGTGGCGCAGCTTTGATCCATGCCGTAACCGATTGCCGGGGAATAGCATTCCAGCAGCCGTCTGCCGAAAGGGTCATCAAAGTTGATGATGCCCCGTTTGAGTGCGCTGGGATAATGCTGGAAGAGCAGACATTTGGCTTTGAAATATTCTTCCATGTCTCCGTGGTAATCGAGATGGTCCTGTGTGACGTTGGTGATTACCGCGGCGTCAAAGCTGAGTCCGCAGACCCTGTTCTGGTGCAATGCATGCGAAGATACTTCCATCACAGCCACTTCAACGCCTGCTTCAGCCATTTTGGCGAGCATTTCATGCAGTTGCCAGCAGCCGGGTGTTGTCAGCGGTGCTTCCTGTTCATATCCGGGCCAGCGGTAGCTTACTGTGCCGATTACGCCCACTTTCATTCCGGAGGAAGAAAGCAGCTGTTCGATCAGGTAAGTTGTGGTGGTCTTGCCGTTGGTTCCGGTTATGCCCACCAGCTTGATTTTACTGTCAGCTGTTTTGAAATAGGTCATGGCCAGTTCACCCAGAGCTTCACGGGGGGAGGGGTGGGTGATCAGCTCGGCGGAACCGGTTGCTACATCTTGCTCACAAATAATATAGGCGGCACCGTTCTCAAGTGCCTGCGCTACGAAATCAGCACCATCACGAAGAGGCCCTGAGATGGCGACAAATAAATCACCTTCGCAGACTTCCCGTGAATCTGTACGGACCATCAATCCTTCGCTGACCTTGGCGAGGAGTGCGTCCCATTTGGTTTTGTTCAGTACTGTTTTCGACATAAAATTTCCTTTAAGAAACCCAGAGAACCATTTCCGCTTTCTTGTCCTCAGGCCATTTGTCGCCTGCGGCAGGAAGCTGTTTGGTAACTGTCATCCCCTGACCTTTCAGTGTGGGGACAAATCCTTTCTGGACCAATATTTCAATTGCCCTGCGAATGGGCATTCCTTTTAAATCAGGGACCTTGTCCCCGGACGCGCTGATCTTAAACGGGGTAGCCCGCAAAGCCTTCTTGGGCATTGCTGTGAAAGTCTGTCCCGCAGCCATGACCGGTGTCGGCTTACGATGTTCCGGAAGCTTGCCGTAGTAAGCCAGAGTCTGGGTCATGATCTTTTTCACCGCCGGGGCTGCTACAGTGCTGCCGTAATGGTTAGGCTTAGGATCATCAACCATCATGTAGACGATGTAATCCGGGTTGTATCCCGGAACCAAAGCTACAAAGGAAGCGATGTATTCAGTGCCGTATCCGCCTTTGCTGTGTGCTTTCTGGGCGGTTCCGGTTTTGCCCGCAACGGTGGTCCCGCTGATTCTGGCTTTGCGTCCGGTTCCGTCGTCCTGCACAACTTCGCGCATCATGGAGAGGACTTTTTCCGCTACTTCAGCACTGAAGATGCGCTTGGGTGCTTCATCCTGCTCGGAGCGGGGGTATTGCACCAAGTTGAGAGGCTTTTCAAGCCCTTTGTTGGCAAGAGTCAGATAAGCTTTTGCCATCTGTACTGTTGTTACCCCGACTCCCTGCCCGAATGATCCGGCAGCAAGGTCGATTTCATTCCACTTGGCGGCCGGGCGGATCAAGCCTTTGCGGTCACCGGGAATGGGCAGTCCGGTTCTGTGTCCGAATCCAAGATCGCTGATGAATTTATGGAAGTTCTGCACTCCCAATTCCAGACCGATTTTGGCACATCCTATGTTGCTTGAATAACGCAGGATTTTATGCACCGGGAGCCACCCTTCCTTATGGGTGTCCTTGATGTACTTGCCGTTGATCTTCCAGCGTCCGTTTTCACAGTCAAAGAGCTTTTCCGGGGTTACTACCTTGTGTTCCAGAGCAGCAGCCATGAGGAACGACTTAAAGGTTGATCCCGGTTCATAAACGTCAAGAGCCGCACGGTTCCTCCAGATATTGGGGGAGCTGGTGCGGAAAATATTAGGGTTGAAGCGCGGGCAGTTGGCAACAGCCAGAATATCGCCGCTTGCAACTTCAACAACTATGGCGGAACCCCATCTGCCGTTGTATTTCTTCACCGCTTCGGCCAGAGCATTCTCTGTTACCGATTGCAGGTGTGAATCAATGGTCAGGTGGATGTCCTTGCCGCGGACGTCCATTTCACGGCCCATGGCATCAAGGTACAGCCTGCGCCCGGAGGCATCGCGCTGCACAACGAACTGTGCCTTGCGTCCGGCAAGGCGGTCGTTAAATTTCTTTTCAAGTCCTTCAAGTCCGTTGCCGTCGATCCCGGAAAAACCGAGCAGTTGTCCTGCAAGGTAGTTGTTGGGATAAAGCCTTACGTATTCTGTGGTCAGGTATACGCCGGGCAGGTCGGCCTTCACAATTTTCTGGGCAATGCGGTCATTGAGCTGACGCTTGATCCAGATGAAGTTCGACTTGCGGGACAATTTTTTTCTCAGCTTCGCCTGCGGGATGCCGAGAATTTTCGAAAGCTTATAAGCTGTGCCGTCCACATCGGTAACCTTGACCGGGCGGATGTACACGGAAGAAGCTTCCACACTGGTTGCCAGCAGGTTGCCGTTGCGGTCATAAATGGAGCCGCGTTCACCGCGTTCCAGTTCCGCAGCAAGGTGCTGGCGGGAAACCATGCGTGAAAGATCAGCTCCCTTGAACAATTGCAGCCATGCCGCTCTGCCCAAAAGACCTGTCCATACAAGGGCGAAAAGGACCATGACGAAGAGCAGCTTTGTTCTGCTCGCCTTCAGGCTTTCTTTTTTCCTTTTAGCCATTGCTTGGGGCTCCCTGTTATTCAGCTATGGTTTCGGTCTTCTTATTTGCCCTTGTGAGGCCGGTCCGAAACCGTATTTTTTTGCCAGCTCCCTCAATCTTATTGGAGAGAGCAGATTGTTTCTTTCTACTTCCAGCTTTGCGGCCAGAGCTTCCTGTTCATCGAGCCGTTTTTCCATACGTCTCAGGTCGTAGGCTTTGTCGACCCGCTCGATGTTCAGCCAGACCGAGACCAGCCCTAGTATGAGTGCCGATCCCATGGTCAGGGTCAGGGCCATGGCTATTCCTTTGGAATCAGCTTTCATGGCCGTTTATCCGTCCTCCCCGGTCCTTTCGGCTACGCGGAGTTTTGCGCTGCGGCTGCGGGTGTTGACTTCCATCTCTTCCTCGGTGGGAAGGACAGGCTTTTTGGTCAGCACGTTCATCAGCTTAACTTTCCCGCAGGTGCACATGGGCTGCATGGGCGGGCAGTCGCAGCTTTGCGATTGGGCTTTGAAGGTTTTCTTTACGATGCGGTCTTCCAAAGAATGGAAGGATATGATCGCAACCCTCGCGCCGGGACTGAGTCTTTCCGGAATCCGGTCAAGAAAAGTTTTTAACTCTTCAAGTTCGGAGTTCACGGCAATACGCAATCCCTGAAAAGTTTTTGTCGCCGGATGAGTTCGGGACAATGCCTTGCGTTTGGCCGGATAAGCCTTCTCCACAATGGAGGCCAGTTGCAGGGTGGTGGTAATTTTTTCTTCTTCCCGGGCTGCGATGATCGCTTTGACGATCTTGGAAGCCAGCGGTTCTTCACCGTACAGTTTCAAAATCCTGCTCAGATCTGAATAGGAGCCTTTATTAACTATAGAAGAAGCCGGGGGCATTCCGCCTGCCGGGTCCATACGCATGTCCAGCGGTCCGTCCTTAATGAAACTGAACCCGCGCTCGGCATGGTCCAGATGGAGGGAGGATACGCCGAGATCAAGAACAACGCCGTCAACGGTGTCCCAGCCCAGTTCATTGAGGGCCGCTTCAAACTTGCTGAAAGCAAGGTGGAACCTGTGTGCGCGCTCACCGAAAGGTGCAAGCCGTTCTCCTGCCAGTTCTAGTGCCTGTTCGTCCCGGTCAAGTCCGGCCAGTTCGGCTCCTTCGCCTGCGGCTTTAAGGATTGCACTGGAATGCCCGGCCATGCCGAGGGTTCCGTCAAGGTAGCGGCCTCCGGGTTTAGGAGCCAGCCAGTCGATGACTTCGTTCAGCAGGACGGATGTGTGGACCTGTTCAGGCTTTAATTTCTTGCTTTCCATAATTTCCTGATCCAAAACATTTGTCGGTTTTGACCGTAACTCTGGGGGGAGCATGGTAAACCAATGGCGGTTTTGAAAATCAAGTTTAAAAAATCAGTATGTAGATGCGTCAGTGGCGCGAAACAGCAAAAACAGGCTAGAACGGGAGTTCAACTCCGCATTCAGCCAATTCATCGGAGACATCATCAAAATCCTGTTCAAGCAGGGCTTCGAATTCCCGCTTGTCCCAGATTTCAAATCTGTCGCCTACTCCGGCAAGGACCACGTCCTTGTCCAGCTTGCCGCTTTTTCGCAGATAGGAAGGAATGGTGATTCTGCCCTGTTTGTCGAGGCAGACTTCTTCGGAACCTGAAATGATTATTCGGATGAAATTTCTGAGCTTCCGGCTGGGGCTTTTGATACTTGTGAGTTTTTCCTCAAGTATTGCCCAGTCCGGTGGTGTGAAGCCGACTATGTTTCCTTCGAAAATAGTTAATGTCACGCGACCGTCCGGGGAATCAGAATAAACCTGATCCCGGTACTCCGGTGTAAGCATCAGTCTGCCTTTGGCATCCATGCTGCGATGTGCGTGACCTCTGAACTTCATTTTTTTACCACTCAATCACACAGATTTACCACCAATTCCCCCCGTCTCACCACCTGTGTGTGAAAATAGGGAAAAAGTCAAGGCCCCTCAATGAAATAACAGGGTCGAAAACAGGCTGTTTTCAATGGTTCGGAAGGTTTTTGCCTGTCCTAAAAGCTTATATATACGGAGTTTAGAAAGAATTAATAAATGAACAAAAAAAGTTTATCTTTTTTTTAAAAATAATAGATAAAAATTGGAACCTGTCAGACACAGGCTTCACGAATATGGATATGAGTGCTATAGGGCAATTGAAAACAAAGATTCGGTTCCTTTTTATCCAATAAGATCCCGCAGGGGGGAACTTTGGGTGGGAATTTTTGTTTCGTACATATTTCTACTTACTAACTCTAATTATTTCAGTCGTTTATAAGAGATGGGGATAAGGTTGAACTATGAATGCAAAAGGTAGAATGGATGTTCCCGATGGTTTGAACGAGGAATATTACCAGATCAGTCCCGATATTCTTCAGAGTTTCAATAAGTTCAGGCCGCCTCTCGATATTTTTATGTTCATGGAGGAAGTGGGCCGAATCGCGCCTTACTACAAGGTGGGAGGAAGGCTGAGCAAGGAGCAGATTGAGCAGCTTGCCGGATTGGTTAAAGAAGGTCTTATCTTTGTTTCCCGTAAGGACCACCCGGTATACGTAAAGCATATCGCTTATCAGCTGGACCTCGTGCTTATTGACCGCAACCTTAAGGAAAGCGAGATTGCGGATATTTTTATGGAAGCCCTGACCATGCGCATGAGTGAGTTTCTGGATCAGCCTGTTGCGGCTGTTACCGATAAGCTCTGGACCGATCTGATGGTTCTTACTGAATATCTGTGGAATGATCCCTACCGGATCAAGGCTCTTGCCAAGAGGCTGCACAAGGAGCACACCCTTGCTCAGCATAGTGTGAATTGCGGAGTACTTGCCCTTGCAATTTTTATCCGCATGAAAGGCAAAAATTTTGCCAGCGGGGATATCAGCCGTACCCATTTTGATCGGTTGACCGCCGGATTTTTCCTGCACGATATGGGTATGAGCAAGATTCCTCTGTTTATTCGTGAAAAGCCTAAGCCGCTGACCACGGATGAGCGTCAGAAAGTGGATAAACATCCCATGCTCGGCTATGAAATGCTCAGCAAACTCGACCTTAAATATAAGGAGATCGAGGCTTGCGTTATTGAGCATCATGAAAGGTTGACCGGCAAAGGGTATCCCCAGAAAAAATCCGGCCGTGAGATCAGTCAGCTGGGTCGCATTATCGCCGCAATCGATTCGTATTGCGCCATGATTACCAAGCGTCCTTTTGCTGAAGGAATTGATCCGCTCAAGGCTGCCACTGCCATTTCACAAGACAAGGGTTATGACCCGGAAGTCACCAAGAATATCCAGGCTTGGGCACTTACTTTGAAGAAATAGATTTATTTCATAAGCAATAAAAACGGCCCTGTTTCCATAAAAGAAGCAGGGCCGTTTTTATTATGATAACAGATTGTTACACGAAGCGGCGAAGCAGAAATGTAATTTAAAATTGCTGAACCAGATCGCGGGTGACTTCGCGATACACGTCGCTTAGCAGTACTACGCCGATGATGTTTCCGCCTTCCTGCACCAGTGCCCAGGTTCTTTTCTTTTTGCGGAAAATTTCCAGTACAACCAGCATGGGGTCGGTGGGTTTGAGAATCGCAACGTCTTCTTCGATGTGACCATCAAGTGCTGCGGAGCAGCATGCAGTTCCGGCCCTTTTGAAGGCCCGGTCCCAATCCGCTTCTTCGGACAGGCTCAGGTCTTCGTCTTTAAGCACCAGATCTTCTACCGCCTTGAGCATGGTCCAGATGGAGACCACTCCGCGCAGGGAACCGTTTTTCTTTTTCACTACCACAATATGGTTGTCCGGTGCTTCCTTCATGCTGTCCCGGAGAGAGCGTACCGCCTCGGAAAGGCTTGCGGATTCATCAATTGTGGAAAATTCTTCATTCATTATATCCCATGCTCTTTTTCTCAGCAGCATCGACTTCTCCTTTTGAACTTAATTAGCGGTTGAACAAATTCAGCTGGTAATCATTCACCATAGTTAAACCATATTTCACGAATTCATGCAAAAGCGGATTACTCAAAGTCCGCCAGCAGCGGGCCCACGTGGATTCCGGCGACTACCGGATCTTCCATGTAGCTTTGGCTGATGCGCCAGTACGCCTGATGCAGATGCGGGGAAGTAATCCCGTTTTGCAGGGCGTTATACGCTTCCATGAAGGCGGCAAGATGGTCGCAGAGCTTGAGCAGCTCCCCGTCTTTGGGATCATAGGAATCGTCATTGTACCGGGCATCGAGTGCTTCAGTGGATATCTTTTTTGCAAAACCGCCGACCATGGCTGCGGCGTCGAATTCCGACCCTGTGTCCACCCCGAGGAAATATCCTAACCTATCTGCTATCTGGTCGTACCCGTTTTCCTTAAGCGGGGCCATAATCCGTCTTTCCATTTCCTGATCTTCGTATTCCCTGATCAGCTCGCCGATGGTGGGATCTGACTTTTTGACCGGGGAGATTATGTCGCGGGTCAGCAGTTCCGGGATGTCGTGGAAGAGCCCTGCAAAAAAATTATTTTGTTTTCGGGACTGACAGGCCCCTTTTTCAAGGCTGAAAAACCATGCAAAGGTGGCCACAATGAATACATGTCCAAGTACAGAGGTTTCCGGTATGCGCGGAGT
It includes:
- the rsmH gene encoding 16S rRNA (cytosine(1402)-N(4))-methyltransferase RsmH gives rise to the protein MESKKLKPEQVHTSVLLNEVIDWLAPKPGGRYLDGTLGMAGHSSAILKAAGEGAELAGLDRDEQALELAGERLAPFGERAHRFHLAFSKFEAALNELGWDTVDGVVLDLGVSSLHLDHAERGFSFIKDGPLDMRMDPAGGMPPASSIVNKGSYSDLSRILKLYGEEPLASKIVKAIIAAREEEKITTTLQLASIVEKAYPAKRKALSRTHPATKTFQGLRIAVNSELEELKTFLDRIPERLSPGARVAIISFHSLEDRIVKKTFKAQSQSCDCPPMQPMCTCGKVKLMNVLTKKPVLPTEEEMEVNTRSRSAKLRVAERTGEDG
- the mraZ gene encoding division/cell wall cluster transcriptional repressor MraZ, which encodes MKFRGHAHRSMDAKGRLMLTPEYRDQVYSDSPDGRVTLTIFEGNIVGFTPPDWAILEEKLTSIKSPSRKLRNFIRIIISGSEEVCLDKQGRITIPSYLRKSGKLDKDVVLAGVGDRFEIWDKREFEALLEQDFDDVSDELAECGVELPF
- a CDS encoding CBS domain-containing protein, translating into MLLRKRAWDIMNEEFSTIDESASLSEAVRSLRDSMKEAPDNHIVVVKKKNGSLRGVVSIWTMLKAVEDLVLKDEDLSLSEEADWDRAFKRAGTACCSAALDGHIEEDVAILKPTDPMLVVLEIFRKKKRTWALVQEGGNIIGVVLLSDVYREVTRDLVQQF
- a CDS encoding penicillin-binding transpeptidase domain-containing protein gives rise to the protein MAKRKKESLKASRTKLLFVMVLFALVWTGLLGRAAWLQLFKGADLSRMVSRQHLAAELERGERGSIYDRNGNLLATSVEASSVYIRPVKVTDVDGTAYKLSKILGIPQAKLRKKLSRKSNFIWIKRQLNDRIAQKIVKADLPGVYLTTEYVRLYPNNYLAGQLLGFSGIDGNGLEGLEKKFNDRLAGRKAQFVVQRDASGRRLYLDAMGREMDVRGKDIHLTIDSHLQSVTENALAEAVKKYNGRWGSAIVVEVASGDILAVANCPRFNPNIFRTSSPNIWRNRAALDVYEPGSTFKSFLMAAALEHKVVTPEKLFDCENGRWKINGKYIKDTHKEGWLPVHKILRYSSNIGCAKIGLELGVQNFHKFISDLGFGHRTGLPIPGDRKGLIRPAAKWNEIDLAAGSFGQGVGVTTVQMAKAYLTLANKGLEKPLNLVQYPRSEQDEAPKRIFSAEVAEKVLSMMREVVQDDGTGRKARISGTTVAGKTGTAQKAHSKGGYGTEYIASFVALVPGYNPDYIVYMMVDDPKPNHYGSTVAAPAVKKIMTQTLAYYGKLPEHRKPTPVMAAGQTFTAMPKKALRATPFKISASGDKVPDLKGMPIRRAIEILVQKGFVPTLKGQGMTVTKQLPAAGDKWPEDKKAEMVLWVS
- a CDS encoding HD-GYP domain-containing protein; this translates as MNAKGRMDVPDGLNEEYYQISPDILQSFNKFRPPLDIFMFMEEVGRIAPYYKVGGRLSKEQIEQLAGLVKEGLIFVSRKDHPVYVKHIAYQLDLVLIDRNLKESEIADIFMEALTMRMSEFLDQPVAAVTDKLWTDLMVLTEYLWNDPYRIKALAKRLHKEHTLAQHSVNCGVLALAIFIRMKGKNFASGDISRTHFDRLTAGFFLHDMGMSKIPLFIREKPKPLTTDERQKVDKHPMLGYEMLSKLDLKYKEIEACVIEHHERLTGKGYPQKKSGREISQLGRIIAAIDSYCAMITKRPFAEGIDPLKAATAISQDKGYDPEVTKNIQAWALTLKK
- a CDS encoding UDP-N-acetylmuramoyl-L-alanyl-D-glutamate--2,6-diaminopimelate ligase; amino-acid sequence: MSKTVLNKTKWDALLAKVSEGLMVRTDSREVCEGDLFVAISGPLRDGADFVAQALENGAAYIICEQDVATGSAELITHPSPREALGELAMTYFKTADSKIKLVGITGTNGKTTTTYLIEQLLSSSGMKVGVIGTVSYRWPGYEQEAPLTTPGCWQLHEMLAKMAEAGVEVAVMEVSSHALHQNRVCGLSFDAAVITNVTQDHLDYHGDMEEYFKAKCLLFQHYPSALKRGIINFDDPFGRRLLECYSPAIGYGMDQSCATGCKSLCGEMVSCSGEGMRLKMTCDGEQWEIETDLIGKFNGSNLLAAQAIGLHMGLSPEQMDVFKEFDGVPGRLERVRNDQGLNIFVDYAHTPDALDNVLRTLKDLDFSRVISVFGCGGDRDRAKRPLMAEAACRYSDVAVLTSDNPRTEDPMQIIEDVRPGLKGCDHIIEEVDRAEAIRKAVVEMTKDDVLLIAGKGHETYQIIGTEKRNFSDSEEVSKAIKEIYG
- the murF gene encoding UDP-N-acetylmuramoyl-tripeptide--D-alanyl-D-alanine ligase, whose product is MKLTLSELEEQLMGSSDLPSAADIDIAAVRIDSRLVGKGDVFFCIEGENFDGHNFAEAALEAGAVAVVVSQFMPELAEKPIIMVRDTVQALGRVATYWRMKSKARMIAVTGSAGKTTVKEMLAHVLSGDGSGTGSVHKNFMNLNNQLGLPLSMLEATGEETYWVMELGISLPHDMGELGPIAQPDMAIVHNIGPAHLEGLGSLENVAVQKSSLFKYIRPEGKALCCKDHELLWKAANEITTPVAFSSQDENAEYYSTLLHTLPDGSGRFLIKAGEETAEVVLPTCGSHFAENAAAVTCAAHQLGMELTEIAERLATVELPKQRFHCHTHGKWTLIDDSYNANPLSMNRAIDTAKRIAGERPLVLVLGDMLELGEEAGCAHCDLGTKIAATKPDATFYHGIHYAEVASNTNGSTLVPVNKPAEFLNGINELGLSDAVVLFKGSRSCRMEDYFHALNNDINGETGGNKV